The sequence CGATGAACTGAAAGAGCGATTCAACTATGTTATTGTCGATTCGCCGCCCATCGGTCTGGTAACAGATGCCCAATTAATCGCGCCGTTGGCCGATGCGACGATGTATGTGGTACGCCATGACGTAACCCCGAAAAATTACCTGCGGCAGCTTGATGTCTTCTATCGGGAAAACCGGTTCAACAAGCTCAACGTAATTCTGAACGCCATTGGCGAAGGAGAGTCGTATTACAATAGCTACAGCTACGGGTACGGCCACTATTACACTGACGATAAGAAGCCAACGAAGACGCAGAAAGACGTGTAGTGTTTGCGTGCCCCATCCATAAAATGTCCTGATGTTATGCTGTCCGCTAATCCAACCACGTATTCGCGCCACTCAACACGTGCTTCAACGCCAGCCGGTCCTGAACTAAGCTATGTTGATGTTCCTTCGTCGCTATATACACGTTACGGGAAACGGCTGTTTGATCTAACAGTTGCAGCGTTCGTCACCGTTTTCGTGCTCTCATGGATGATTCCGCTTATTGGCTTGGCTATTTGCCTCACGTCACGTGGCCCTATCCTGTTTGTACAGGTACGTAGTGGGCGCAACGGGCGGGTATTTCACTGCCTGAAGTTTCGAACGATGTATCATGCCCCAACGGCCGCGTTTGCTCAGGCCCGTAAAGGGGATGCGCGGATAACCCGTATTGGCGCCTTCCTGCGCCGCACGAACCTCGACGAGATGCCGCAGTTCTGGAATGTGCTGATGGGTGATATGAGTATCGTGGGGCCACGTCCGCATGCTGTACAGCATGATGATCTGTATTGGCATACAATTCAGAACTATCGTTCTCGCTATGAGGTACGACCTGGTATTACGGGGCTAGCGCAGGTACGTGGTGCCCGTGGCGAAACACGGGAACTGGTTAATATGAAGCATCGCGTTCAGTATGATCTGCTGTACGTAAAGAAACAGTCAATTGGGCTGGACGCTAAGCTGTGCTTGGGAACAGTTCAGGCTATGCTGAAAGGAAATGTGAATGCGTGGTAGACTCGTTGCTTTATTGCCGCAAGGGCAATGGCGTAAGTTCTCGATTAACATAGCTTCTCTGTTTAGCGTACAGGTGGCTAATTATTTGTTGCCATTGCTAACGGTGCCGTATGTATCGCGGGTGATTGGGCCGGAACGAATGGGGTTGCTTAACTTTTCAATGAGTTATAACAACTACTTCGTGCTTCTGGTAAGCTTTGGATTCGATGTTGCAATAGTGCGGTTAGTCGCTGCCAATCGCGATGACCATGCTTACATCAATCGCCTGTTCGCGCAGGTGCTGTCGGCCAAATTACTCTTGCTGGCATTAGCTGCCTGCATCTTCTTTGCTCTGGCTATAGTTGATTCTAGCTTTCGGGCGTATTTGCCGCTCCACATGGCCACATGTTTATATTGCGTAGGTGTGGCATTGTTCCCGCAATGGCTCTTTCAAGGCATGGAAGACCTTAGCCGCATCGCCATGCTGAGCTTACTAGGAAAATCTATTATTACGCTTGGTGTGTTTGTGCTGGTACGGCAGGCCGATGACTTTATTTACCAGAACCTGATTATGAGTTCGTCTCATGTGATCGTAAGTACGATAGCGTTGGGTATTGCAGTTAAGCGTTATAAGCTCACTTATCAGGTTCCAGGATGGCAGTCAATCAGGCAAAGATTTCGGGAAGGGTTCACTTTTTTCCTGTCATCAATTAATAATACCCTTTATAGTTCATCGCATGTGTTCATGCTGGGCATATTTAGTACGTCCTATGCGGTTGGCGTATTTTCTGCGGGGAGTCGGCTGGAACTTTTGTTACGAGTTTTTGTGAGTATGGCACTCAATCAAGCGCTCTTCCCGATCGTAGCCAATGGTTTTGGTCAAAGTCAGGAACGAGGGCTAGGTATGGTTCGTCGAATTGCCCCAGTACTTCTAACTGGCACAGCGCTGATTGGCGTCCTGCTTTTTGTTAGTGCGCCCTTAGCTGTCTCGTTGCTATATGGCAATCGGTTCAACGAAGCCGTTGTCGTAGTCAGAATACTGGCGGTATTGCCCGTCTTATTAAGTATGAACAGCCTACTTGGGATGCATACCATGCTGAATTTGCATATGGACAGGCCCTACTTCTTCATAACCTTGGTTGGTTCTGTCATCGGGTTAAGCCTCAATTACAAGCTTATCCACCAGTACAGCTATGTGGGTGCTGCCATTGCCTGGGTGTGTACGGAGGCATGCGTCGTGATCGCTATGCTCGGTTGGCTGATTTATCGACGAATTGCTATCGTCAAGTTAATCAGATTGAACGAATAATCGTCATACCCTCCAATTTGGATATCTGAAAGCGAGATTAATCACGTACAACGTAAAAACAAGTAAGTGTATGCAACACATTGGTATTGTTGGTCCGGTAGCAACGAGTCAGCTGGCTCCCTTGCTCAACCTGCCAATGGGTAACGTACCTGAAGGCATGGGTGGGGTCCCCGTCAATAACCAGATTATTGAGCTGCACCGTCGTGGCTATCGTGTATCGGTATTCTCTAATTCATTAGACGTACCTGCAGGACAGACAATCAAGCTAAGTGGCCCCAACCTCGACGTCTATTTCTGTCATTATCGGCGGCGGGCACGGAATCGGGTGTTCGATTTGTTCAAAGCGGAACGCAAAGGTGTGACGGAAGCAATTCGGCAGGCAAAGCCTGATATGCTTCACGCCCACTGGCAATACGAATGGGGCTGGGCCGCGTTGGATTCGGGCATTCCTACTCTGGTAACCTGCCACGATTCGCCAATCGATGTGTTGGTGTCGATGCGTGATATGTATCGAACCATTCGGTTGGGAATGGCTGCATACGTATTGCGCCGGGCTAAGCACCTCACCGCCGTATCGACGTATACAGCTAAAGGCGTAAGCCGGTTCACGAAACGGCCCGTTCGCGTAATTCCTAACTTTGAACCGAACTCCGTGTTCGATCTATACCAGGAGCGCCAATTGCCTAACGTACCCAGCGTGGTAATGGTCAATAACAACTTCGACAAACGAAAGAATGTTGGAGTAGCCATGCAGGCGTTCAAACTATTCCGGCAGAAATTTC comes from Fibrella aestuarina BUZ 2 and encodes:
- a CDS encoding sugar transferase, translating into MLSANPTTYSRHSTRASTPAGPELSYVDVPSSLYTRYGKRLFDLTVAAFVTVFVLSWMIPLIGLAICLTSRGPILFVQVRSGRNGRVFHCLKFRTMYHAPTAAFAQARKGDARITRIGAFLRRTNLDEMPQFWNVLMGDMSIVGPRPHAVQHDDLYWHTIQNYRSRYEVRPGITGLAQVRGARGETRELVNMKHRVQYDLLYVKKQSIGLDAKLCLGTVQAMLKGNVNAW
- a CDS encoding glycosyltransferase family 4 protein, which codes for MQHIGIVGPVATSQLAPLLNLPMGNVPEGMGGVPVNNQIIELHRRGYRVSVFSNSLDVPAGQTIKLSGPNLDVYFCHYRRRARNRVFDLFKAERKGVTEAIRQAKPDMLHAHWQYEWGWAALDSGIPTLVTCHDSPIDVLVSMRDMYRTIRLGMAAYVLRRAKHLTAVSTYTAKGVSRFTKRPVRVIPNFEPNSVFDLYQERQLPNVPSVVMVNNNFDKRKNVGVAMQAFKLFRQKFPAATLNLYGFGFGEGEAAHQWAQAHSCEENVRFHGPTNFNDLMQAVSKHDLFLHTALEESCPMVLIEASAMGLPIVAGDKSGGVPWLLSNESGVLTDITSPQAVCEALEQLASDAIYYRTMSQRARQNALDRFSPGTVVDQYLNAYEQLSQSQKSTAHSV
- a CDS encoding flippase, with amino-acid sequence MRGRLVALLPQGQWRKFSINIASLFSVQVANYLLPLLTVPYVSRVIGPERMGLLNFSMSYNNYFVLLVSFGFDVAIVRLVAANRDDHAYINRLFAQVLSAKLLLLALAACIFFALAIVDSSFRAYLPLHMATCLYCVGVALFPQWLFQGMEDLSRIAMLSLLGKSIITLGVFVLVRQADDFIYQNLIMSSSHVIVSTIALGIAVKRYKLTYQVPGWQSIRQRFREGFTFFLSSINNTLYSSSHVFMLGIFSTSYAVGVFSAGSRLELLLRVFVSMALNQALFPIVANGFGQSQERGLGMVRRIAPVLLTGTALIGVLLFVSAPLAVSLLYGNRFNEAVVVVRILAVLPVLLSMNSLLGMHTMLNLHMDRPYFFITLVGSVIGLSLNYKLIHQYSYVGAAIAWVCTEACVVIAMLGWLIYRRIAIVKLIRLNE